Proteins from a genomic interval of Streptomyces sp. NBC_01445:
- a CDS encoding galactose-binding domain-containing protein encodes MTLLRRRGLFAVVVTLLLALGVGSPPAAGADTPWWEPTARPAADSQINVTGEPFRGTDSQGRVRGFIDAHNHLMSNEGFGGRIICGKPFSEEGIADALKDCPEHYPDGSLALFENVTGGADGHHDPVGWPTFKDWPAHNSLSHQQNYYAWLERAWRGGQRVLVNDLVTNGLLCSIYVRDRGCNEMDAIRLEARKSYEMQDYIDKIYGGKGKGFFRIVTDSAQARQVVAEGKLAVVLGVETSEPFGCKQILDVPQCSQADIDSGLDELYKLGVRSMFLCHKFDNALCGVRMDSGTIGTAVDIGQFLSTGTFWNTEKCSGPQHDNPAGNAAAPAEVTKLLPAGTKVPTYDSDAQCNSRGLTRLGEYAVKGLMKRNMMVEVDHMSVKAAGRTLDLLESADYPGVLSSHSWMDDGWLERVYRLGGFKASYMSSADSFAKESAGTRALRQKYGVGLGYGTDMNGVGGWPGPVGPDAPNAVKYPFRSADGGSVIDRQQTGERTWDFNTDGAAHVGMVPDWIEQMRLSGGKDTVQDLLGGAESYLRTWKATELHKPAPNLAVDAPASASDTEWNPFTSYAAGRAVDGDTGTRWASGWSDDQWLRLDLGSSRTVGKVSLDWERASARAYRVEVSDDGTTWRTVWSTDSGDGGLDNAVFSPVQARYVRIHGVTRATKYGYSINEAAVYSR; translated from the coding sequence ATGACACTCCTCCGCAGACGCGGCCTGTTTGCCGTCGTCGTCACCCTCCTGCTGGCTCTCGGCGTGGGCTCCCCTCCGGCCGCAGGCGCCGACACTCCCTGGTGGGAGCCCACGGCGCGGCCCGCCGCCGACTCTCAGATCAACGTCACCGGCGAACCCTTCCGCGGCACGGACAGTCAGGGGAGGGTCCGCGGTTTCATCGACGCGCACAATCACCTGATGTCCAACGAGGGCTTCGGCGGCCGCATCATCTGCGGCAAGCCGTTCTCCGAAGAGGGCATCGCCGACGCACTCAAGGACTGCCCCGAGCACTATCCCGACGGCTCGCTCGCCCTCTTCGAGAACGTCACCGGCGGTGCGGACGGCCACCACGACCCGGTGGGCTGGCCGACGTTCAAGGACTGGCCGGCCCACAACTCCCTGAGCCACCAGCAGAATTACTACGCGTGGCTGGAGCGCGCCTGGCGCGGGGGCCAGCGGGTACTGGTCAACGACCTGGTCACCAACGGCCTGTTGTGCTCGATCTACGTCAGGGACCGCGGCTGCAACGAGATGGACGCCATCCGCCTCGAGGCCCGCAAGTCCTACGAGATGCAGGACTACATCGACAAGATCTACGGCGGAAAGGGCAAGGGCTTCTTCCGTATCGTCACCGACTCCGCCCAGGCCCGCCAGGTCGTCGCGGAGGGCAAGCTCGCCGTGGTGCTCGGCGTCGAGACCTCGGAGCCCTTCGGCTGCAAGCAGATCCTCGACGTCCCGCAGTGCAGCCAGGCCGACATCGACAGCGGTCTGGACGAGCTGTACAAGCTGGGTGTGCGCAGCATGTTCCTCTGCCACAAGTTCGACAACGCCCTGTGCGGGGTGCGGATGGACTCCGGCACCATCGGAACAGCCGTGGACATCGGCCAGTTCCTCTCCACCGGCACCTTCTGGAATACGGAGAAGTGCAGCGGTCCGCAGCACGACAACCCCGCCGGCAATGCGGCCGCACCGGCCGAGGTGACCAAGCTGCTCCCCGCAGGCACCAAGGTGCCCACCTACGACAGCGACGCGCAGTGCAACAGCCGCGGTCTGACCCGCCTCGGTGAGTACGCGGTCAAGGGGTTGATGAAGCGCAACATGATGGTCGAGGTCGACCACATGAGCGTAAAGGCGGCCGGCCGCACCCTGGACCTGCTGGAGTCGGCGGACTACCCAGGCGTGCTCTCCAGCCACAGCTGGATGGACGACGGCTGGCTGGAGCGCGTCTACCGTCTCGGCGGCTTCAAGGCCTCGTACATGTCCAGCGCCGACAGCTTCGCCAAGGAGTCCGCCGGGACCAGGGCGCTGCGCCAGAAGTACGGCGTCGGACTCGGCTACGGCACCGACATGAACGGCGTCGGCGGCTGGCCGGGACCGGTCGGACCCGACGCCCCCAACGCGGTCAAGTACCCCTTCCGCAGCGCCGACGGCGGTTCCGTCATCGACCGGCAGCAAACCGGCGAACGCACCTGGGACTTCAACACCGACGGTGCGGCCCATGTCGGCATGGTGCCTGACTGGATCGAGCAGATGCGGCTCAGTGGTGGCAAGGACACGGTGCAGGATCTGCTCGGCGGCGCGGAGTCCTACCTCCGCACCTGGAAGGCGACCGAACTCCACAAGCCCGCGCCCAACCTCGCCGTCGACGCTCCGGCGAGCGCCAGCGACACGGAGTGGAACCCGTTCACCAGTTACGCCGCAGGGCGGGCCGTCGACGGCGACACCGGCACGAGGTGGGCGAGCGGCTGGTCGGACGACCAGTGGCTGCGGCTCGATCTGGGCAGCTCCCGTACGGTCGGCAAGGTCTCCCTCGACTGGGAACGGGCCTCTGCGCGGGCCTACCGGGTCGAGGTCTCGGACGACGGGACCACGTGGCGGACCGTGTGGTCCACGGACAGCGGGGACGGGGGCCTCGACAATGCGGTGTTCAGCCCGGTGCAGGCGCGGTACGTCCGTATTCATGGCGTGACACGCGCCACCAAGTACGGCTACTCGATCAACGAGGCAGCGGTGTACAGCCGCTGA
- a CDS encoding thiolase family protein, with amino-acid sequence MIERPRDVYVVDAVRTPFGRYGGALAGVRPDDLVAGVLRALVDRSPGLDPSRIDDVLLGNANGAGEDNRDVARMAVLLAGLPVSVPGATVNRLCGSGMEAVIQAARAIALGDASIAVAGGVESMSRAPWVLPKPERAFPANDQQLHSTTLGWRMVNPRMPAEWTIPLGESAELVGAKYAVSREAQDAFALDSHRNAALAWSEGLYAGEVVPVEGVELTRDEGIRDNTSLEALAKLKPAFVADGTITAGNASPLNDGAAALLLADEDGLAAIGREPLARVRAAAVTGIEPQYFGLGPVDAIRKVLDKAAVAPGDLHTIELNEAYAAQALGCLAALPELDPEVVNPRGGAIAIGHPLGASGARITGAVAHQLATAGSGTGLAALCIGVGQGLALVLER; translated from the coding sequence ATGATCGAGCGACCGCGTGACGTGTACGTCGTCGACGCCGTCCGTACCCCCTTCGGCCGCTACGGCGGTGCCCTCGCTGGCGTACGCCCGGACGACCTCGTCGCCGGTGTGCTGCGCGCCCTCGTCGACCGCAGTCCCGGCCTGGACCCGTCGCGCATCGACGACGTGCTGCTTGGCAACGCCAACGGCGCGGGCGAGGACAACCGCGACGTGGCCCGCATGGCCGTCCTGCTCGCAGGGCTCCCGGTCAGCGTGCCCGGCGCCACGGTCAACCGGCTCTGCGGATCCGGCATGGAAGCCGTCATCCAGGCAGCCCGGGCCATCGCCCTCGGCGACGCGTCCATCGCCGTAGCGGGCGGTGTCGAGTCCATGAGCCGCGCGCCCTGGGTGCTGCCGAAGCCGGAGCGAGCCTTCCCGGCGAATGACCAGCAGCTGCACTCGACGACTCTCGGCTGGCGCATGGTGAACCCGCGGATGCCGGCAGAGTGGACGATCCCGCTCGGCGAGAGCGCGGAGCTGGTGGGTGCCAAGTACGCCGTCAGCCGGGAGGCACAGGACGCGTTCGCCCTGGACAGCCACCGCAACGCCGCCCTCGCCTGGAGCGAGGGCCTGTACGCGGGAGAGGTCGTCCCCGTCGAGGGAGTGGAGCTGACCCGGGATGAGGGCATCCGCGACAACACCTCCCTGGAGGCACTCGCCAAGCTCAAGCCGGCCTTCGTCGCGGACGGCACGATCACGGCCGGCAACGCCTCGCCGCTGAACGACGGGGCGGCCGCGCTGCTGCTCGCCGACGAGGACGGTCTCGCGGCGATCGGGCGCGAGCCTCTGGCCCGGGTACGGGCGGCGGCGGTGACGGGCATCGAGCCGCAGTACTTCGGGCTCGGCCCGGTCGACGCCATCCGCAAGGTGCTCGACAAGGCTGCGGTCGCTCCCGGCGATCTGCACACGATCGAGCTGAACGAGGCCTACGCGGCCCAGGCCCTGGGCTGCCTGGCCGCACTGCCGGAACTCGACCCGGAGGTGGTCAACCCGCGTGGCGGCGCCATCGCGATCGGCCACCCGCTGGGCGCGTCGGGCGCCCGCATCACCGGAGCGGTCGCGCACCAGCTGGCCACCGCGGGCAGCGGCACGGGCCTGGCGGCGCTGTGCATCGGGGTGGGCCAGGGGTTGGCGCTGGTACTGGAACGCTGA
- a CDS encoding mannitol dehydrogenase family protein: MTFRTRPRLSRTALPVAGLKLPPPTPEPGIVHLGMGNFHRAHQAVHTADALRHSPGPWGITGVSTSAARGPRPVLTGMAEQDQLYTVLTLRRDAGVAATVPGVHHPGLVADGQGAEVVAAIGSPTTRIVSLTVTEKGYTFGADGRLDLDDPLVRADLAGGTPRTTLGLIVRGLQHRARSDGAPVTVLSCDNLMDNGHRLRALIDEFVAALPAAERPELQTYVASSLTTPNTMVDRIAPATTDEHRDLVARAFGVRDSVPVPAEPYRLWVMEDDFRAGRPAWEHAGALFTDDVAPYELMKLRLLNGAHSLLAYLGLLRGHRCIDQAVTDELLGGAVESAMREEILPTVPEPEGMPGKAYVTELLDRFANPALGHRTAQVGSDGSLKIPVRWAGVLAESLAAGRVPRVLALGLAAYVRVITADDAYDERALGTVHDGARSRLTELAARASGPADAARLLLREGDLLPPEVAQHPELGDAVGEFAHTLAVHGIEAALRSART, encoded by the coding sequence GTGACCTTCCGCACCCGGCCCCGCCTGTCCCGTACCGCGCTCCCCGTGGCCGGCCTGAAGCTGCCTCCGCCCACCCCCGAACCTGGCATCGTCCACCTCGGCATGGGCAACTTCCACCGCGCCCACCAGGCTGTCCACACGGCCGACGCCCTGCGCCACAGCCCCGGCCCCTGGGGCATCACCGGTGTCTCGACGAGCGCGGCCCGAGGTCCGCGCCCTGTACTGACCGGCATGGCGGAACAGGACCAGCTCTACACGGTCCTCACCCTGCGCCGCGACGCGGGCGTCGCCGCGACCGTGCCCGGGGTGCACCATCCGGGCCTCGTCGCCGACGGACAAGGCGCGGAGGTCGTCGCCGCGATCGGCAGCCCCACCACCCGCATCGTCTCCCTCACGGTGACCGAGAAGGGGTACACCTTCGGCGCCGACGGCCGCCTCGACCTCGACGACCCGCTGGTCCGCGCCGACCTCGCGGGCGGCACGCCCCGCACCACGCTCGGCCTGATCGTGCGCGGGCTCCAGCACCGGGCCCGCTCCGACGGGGCGCCGGTCACCGTGCTCAGCTGCGACAACCTCATGGACAACGGGCACCGACTGCGCGCCCTCATCGACGAGTTCGTCGCCGCGCTGCCCGCCGCGGAACGCCCCGAGCTGCAGACCTACGTCGCGAGTTCGCTCACCACGCCGAACACCATGGTCGACCGGATCGCGCCCGCCACCACCGACGAGCACCGTGACCTGGTCGCCCGCGCCTTCGGCGTCCGCGACTCGGTGCCGGTGCCCGCCGAGCCGTACCGGCTGTGGGTCATGGAGGACGACTTCCGTGCCGGACGCCCTGCGTGGGAGCACGCGGGCGCACTGTTCACGGACGATGTCGCCCCGTACGAACTGATGAAACTGCGGCTCCTCAACGGCGCCCACTCGCTCCTCGCCTACCTCGGCCTGCTGCGCGGACACCGCTGCATCGACCAGGCGGTGACGGACGAACTCCTGGGCGGTGCCGTGGAGTCCGCGATGCGCGAGGAGATCCTGCCGACGGTCCCGGAGCCCGAGGGAATGCCGGGCAAGGCCTACGTCACCGAACTCCTCGACCGGTTCGCCAATCCGGCGCTCGGCCACCGCACCGCGCAGGTCGGCTCCGACGGTTCCCTGAAGATCCCGGTCCGCTGGGCGGGGGTGCTCGCCGAGTCGCTGGCGGCGGGGCGCGTCCCCCGTGTCCTCGCTCTCGGCCTCGCCGCGTACGTGCGCGTCATCACGGCCGACGACGCATACGACGAGCGTGCGCTCGGCACGGTCCACGACGGTGCCCGGTCGCGCCTGACCGAGCTCGCGGCCCGTGCGAGCGGTCCCGCCGACGCGGCCCGCCTGCTGCTCCGCGAAGGCGACCTGCTACCACCGGAGGTCGCCCAGCACCCCGAACTCGGCGATGCGGTCGGCGAGTTCGCGCACACGCTTGCCGTGCACGGCATCGAGGCCGCGCTGCGTTCCGCGCGCACCTGA
- the manD gene encoding D-mannonate dehydratase ManD, with amino-acid sequence MATITSAEVFVTCPGRNYVTLKITTSDGVTGIGDATLNGRELSVASYLRDHVCPTLIGKDPARIEQVWQYLYKGAYWRRGPVTMTAVAAVDVALWDIKGKVAGLPVYQLLGGAARDGVTVYGHASGNTVPELLDDVQRFLDKGFRAVRAQAAVPGLERVYGMRKGDGDTYEPADGALPTEEVWDTGAYLDFVPTYMSAVRERFGYDFHLLHDVHHRLSPIEAARLGKSLEPYRLFWIEDPTPAEDQEAFRLIRQHTTTPLAVGEIFNSIWDCQHLITNRLIDYIRTSVSHAGGITHLRKIFSLAELYGVRSGSHGAGDLSPASLAAALHVDLSIPNFGMQEYMAHLPGYEEVFRTSWTFEDGLMHPGDRPGIGVEFDEQAAAKFPYERKYLPVNRLRDGSVHDW; translated from the coding sequence ATGGCCACCATCACCTCGGCCGAGGTCTTCGTCACCTGCCCCGGCCGCAACTACGTCACCCTGAAGATCACCACCTCGGACGGTGTCACCGGCATCGGCGACGCCACCCTCAACGGCCGCGAGCTGTCCGTCGCCTCCTACCTGCGCGACCACGTCTGCCCCACCCTGATCGGCAAGGACCCGGCCCGCATCGAGCAGGTGTGGCAGTACCTGTACAAGGGCGCCTACTGGCGGCGCGGCCCGGTCACCATGACGGCCGTCGCCGCCGTCGACGTCGCTCTGTGGGACATCAAGGGCAAGGTCGCGGGCCTGCCCGTGTACCAGCTGCTCGGCGGCGCGGCCCGCGACGGCGTCACCGTCTACGGCCACGCCAGCGGCAACACGGTCCCCGAACTCCTCGACGACGTACAGCGGTTCCTCGACAAGGGCTTCCGCGCGGTGCGCGCGCAGGCGGCGGTGCCCGGTCTGGAGCGGGTGTACGGCATGCGCAAGGGCGACGGCGACACCTACGAGCCGGCCGACGGGGCGCTGCCCACCGAGGAGGTCTGGGACACCGGCGCCTACCTGGACTTCGTGCCGACCTACATGTCCGCCGTCCGCGAGCGGTTCGGCTACGACTTCCACCTGCTGCACGACGTGCACCACCGGCTCAGCCCCATCGAGGCGGCCCGCCTGGGCAAGTCCCTCGAGCCCTACCGCCTGTTCTGGATCGAGGACCCCACCCCGGCCGAGGACCAGGAGGCCTTCCGCCTCATCCGGCAGCACACCACGACACCGCTCGCGGTGGGCGAGATCTTCAACTCGATCTGGGACTGCCAGCACCTGATCACCAACCGCCTCATCGACTACATCCGCACCTCCGTCTCGCACGCCGGTGGCATCACGCATCTGCGCAAGATCTTCTCGCTCGCCGAGCTGTACGGGGTCCGCTCCGGCTCGCACGGCGCGGGCGACCTCTCCCCCGCGTCGCTCGCGGCCGCGCTCCACGTCGACCTGTCGATCCCGAACTTCGGCATGCAGGAGTACATGGCCCATCTCCCGGGCTACGAGGAGGTGTTCCGGACGTCCTGGACGTTCGAGGACGGCCTGATGCACCCCGGCGACCGCCCCGGCATCGGCGTCGAGTTCGACGAACAGGCGGCCGCGAAGTTCCCGTACGAGCGCAAGTACCTGCCGGTCAATCGACTGCGGGACGGGTCCGTGCACGACTGGTGA
- a CDS encoding YdeI/OmpD-associated family protein: protein MTIGWVWFAAGVTQDLEIVAFESAEAFQAWLGENHAVSPGIWLKLRKKGAGIVALDYAQALDVALCYGWIDGQKAKFDDQWWLQRFTPRTPRSKWSKVNRDKVAALIEQGRMHPPGQAEVDRAKADGRWDAAYDGAKTATVPDDLTAALTADLAAAEFFKTLDRQNRYAILYRIQDAKKAETRARRIEKYVAMLAKGEKLHP from the coding sequence ATGACAATCGGCTGGGTGTGGTTCGCTGCTGGGGTGACTCAGGACTTGGAGATCGTCGCATTCGAATCCGCCGAGGCATTCCAGGCATGGCTCGGCGAGAACCACGCCGTCTCGCCCGGCATCTGGCTCAAGCTTCGCAAGAAGGGCGCGGGAATCGTCGCGCTGGACTACGCCCAGGCGCTCGACGTGGCACTCTGCTACGGCTGGATCGACGGCCAGAAGGCCAAGTTCGACGACCAGTGGTGGCTCCAGCGGTTCACCCCGCGCACGCCGCGCAGCAAGTGGTCCAAGGTCAACCGGGACAAGGTGGCCGCCCTGATCGAGCAGGGCCGGATGCACCCGCCGGGACAGGCCGAAGTCGACCGCGCCAAGGCAGACGGCCGCTGGGATGCGGCCTACGACGGCGCGAAGACCGCCACGGTGCCGGACGACCTCACGGCAGCCCTGACCGCCGACCTGGCTGCAGCGGAGTTCTTCAAGACACTGGACCGGCAGAACCGCTACGCGATCCTGTACCGGATCCAGGACGCCAAGAAGGCCGAGACCCGGGCGCGCCGGATCGAAAAGTACGTAGCGATGCTGGCGAAGGGCGAGAAGCTGCACCCGTAG
- a CDS encoding transposase, with protein MGSHQGVSAPAAGGEPTPRASRRVTTTANRPRLRRSVIRATFAVRDGHALTYSRVGPVENGAALTTSQESGTADLFDVSSAPLAEKGPLGRPAAGAEAAPEWATKGKPRNGTSRKRVPTAVGVGNIELPQYRNGSFSPAVAPRHVLASGTRNRRQCKENRRPPPERS; from the coding sequence GTGGGCTCCCACCAGGGAGTGTCGGCGCCTGCGGCCGGAGGGGAGCCCACGCCGAGAGCCAGCAGGAGGGTGACGACGACGGCAAACAGGCCGCGTCTGCGGAGGAGTGTCATCCGGGCTACCTTCGCTGTCCGGGATGGGCACGCACTAACTTACTCGCGCGTAGGTCCCGTCGAGAATGGCGCGGCCCTGACAACGAGTCAAGAGTCCGGGACGGCTGACCTATTTGATGTGTCGTCAGCTCCCCTGGCTGAAAAAGGCCCTCTCGGACGGCCTGCCGCCGGGGCCGAGGCGGCCCCTGAATGGGCCACAAAAGGGAAGCCACGCAATGGCACCTCGCGCAAGCGGGTGCCGACGGCGGTAGGTGTGGGCAATATCGAGCTACCGCAATATCGCAACGGCAGCTTCAGCCCGGCTGTGGCGCCCAGGCATGTGCTGGCGAGCGGGACGCGCAATCGCAGGCAGTGCAAGGAGAATCGACGGCCACCCCCAGAACGATCTTGA
- a CDS encoding AraC family transcriptional regulator, translating into MTELGLADTVGMLQQPGVRTRHSSSGLGWDRLYLSVQEEQPYRAAFDPAPTHLLILHLGGPVTVRRGQGAARRSRTIPAGGLFLQPAGRSLAVELGGRLETVHAYLADDALRDANGGRPVELSEDFGAGDPLAEQLMLALEGAVRSWEPSARTYTDQLTGMLAAQLVRRHGVGTTTPPPNRSGLSDRQLAAVRELIEQRLAESLPITDLATAASLSPSQFTRRFRASTGQSPHQFLLKLRLECASRLLRTGSAPIAEVAAACGFSHQEHLTRVMRTRMGTTPAALRRSG; encoded by the coding sequence ATGACAGAACTCGGACTGGCCGACACGGTCGGCATGCTGCAACAGCCCGGCGTGCGGACACGGCACAGCAGCTCAGGGCTCGGATGGGACCGGCTGTATCTCTCCGTACAGGAGGAACAGCCCTATCGCGCGGCGTTCGACCCTGCCCCCACCCATCTGCTGATCCTGCACCTGGGCGGCCCCGTCACCGTACGGCGGGGGCAGGGGGCAGCCCGGCGGTCACGGACGATCCCGGCCGGTGGGCTCTTCCTGCAGCCGGCCGGCCGGAGTCTCGCCGTCGAGCTGGGCGGGCGGCTGGAGACGGTCCACGCCTACCTCGCGGACGACGCTCTGCGCGACGCGAACGGCGGGCGGCCCGTGGAGCTGTCAGAGGACTTCGGGGCCGGCGATCCACTCGCCGAGCAGCTCATGCTCGCGCTGGAGGGCGCCGTCCGCTCCTGGGAGCCGTCGGCCCGCACCTACACCGACCAGCTGACCGGAATGCTCGCCGCGCAGCTCGTACGCCGTCACGGCGTCGGCACCACCACACCCCCGCCCAACAGGTCCGGGCTGTCCGACCGGCAGCTCGCCGCCGTCCGCGAGCTCATAGAACAGCGGCTCGCCGAATCGCTGCCGATCACGGACCTCGCCACCGCGGCCTCACTCAGCCCGAGCCAGTTCACCCGGAGGTTCCGGGCGAGCACGGGCCAGTCGCCGCACCAGTTCCTGCTCAAGCTGCGTCTGGAGTGCGCGTCCCGACTGCTGCGCACCGGCTCCGCCCCGATCGCGGAGGTGGCTGCGGCCTGCGGGTTCTCCCACCAGGAGCACCTGACCCGGGTGATGCGCACCCGGATGGGCACCACCCCTGCCGCGCTGCGCCGGTCCGGCTGA
- a CDS encoding alcohol dehydrogenase catalytic domain-containing protein: MAKSVESAQSVEPVESMHRAAVLHGPKDVRVEDRPVPEPGPGQVLVAVRAVGLCGSDLHYYAHGENGPNVLRQPTVLGHEPAGVVVGHGDGVDDLPHGTAVAIEPAHPCGTCALCRAGRYNLCPEGTCFGSPPTDGALAEYVCVPRDFVHPLPASTDVRIGALIEPLAVAVHAVRRAALAPGHRVLVTGAGPIGVLVAQVAAAVGAGSVTVSDVAVERREFAARLGLHTVDAAGLAPDPERSHALTSPDGYDAVFDCSGVGPALVSGIRALRPGGTAVVVGNPSRPLTELPLAWMQRQELSLVTSFRYGAGDFAAAVALAGRVRLAELVTSAFPLERAAEALEVALTDPTQMKVLVEPAREV; this comes from the coding sequence ATGGCCAAGTCGGTCGAGTCGGCCCAGTCGGTCGAGCCCGTCGAGTCCATGCATCGCGCCGCCGTGCTGCACGGTCCCAAGGACGTGCGCGTCGAAGACCGCCCGGTGCCCGAGCCCGGTCCGGGCCAGGTCCTGGTCGCCGTCCGTGCCGTCGGACTGTGCGGGTCCGACCTGCACTACTACGCCCACGGCGAGAACGGCCCGAACGTCCTGCGGCAGCCGACCGTCCTCGGCCACGAGCCGGCCGGCGTGGTCGTCGGCCACGGCGACGGCGTCGACGACCTGCCCCACGGCACGGCCGTGGCGATCGAGCCCGCGCACCCGTGCGGCACCTGCGCGCTGTGCCGGGCCGGGCGCTACAACCTCTGCCCGGAGGGCACCTGTTTCGGCTCGCCGCCGACCGACGGCGCGCTCGCCGAGTACGTGTGCGTGCCGCGGGACTTCGTGCATCCGCTGCCCGCGTCGACGGACGTACGGATCGGCGCGCTGATCGAGCCGCTCGCCGTCGCCGTGCACGCGGTGCGCCGCGCCGCGCTCGCCCCCGGTCACCGTGTGCTGGTCACGGGGGCGGGGCCGATCGGTGTGCTGGTCGCGCAGGTCGCGGCGGCCGTCGGCGCCGGGTCCGTGACGGTGTCCGATGTGGCAGTCGAGCGGCGGGAGTTCGCGGCGCGGCTAGGCCTGCACACGGTGGACGCCGCCGGCCTCGCGCCCGATCCTGAGCGGTCCCACGCACTCACCTCGCCGGACGGCTACGACGCCGTGTTCGACTGCTCCGGTGTGGGGCCCGCCCTGGTGTCGGGGATCCGCGCACTGCGCCCCGGCGGCACCGCTGTGGTCGTCGGCAATCCGAGCAGGCCGCTGACCGAGCTGCCGCTCGCGTGGATGCAGCGTCAGGAACTGTCCCTTGTGACGTCGTTCCGATACGGGGCAGGGGACTTCGCGGCGGCCGTCGCGCTCGCGGGGCGTGTCCGTCTGGCTGAACTCGTCACCTCCGCGTTCCCGTTGGAGCGGGCGGCCGAGGCGCTCGAGGTCGCGCTGACCGACCCGACGCAGATGAAGGTCCTGGTCGAGCCGGCGCGGGAGGTCTGA
- a CDS encoding transposase family protein, which yields MSVARVERLVDGRRRVHLVTADETARGCPACGVFATRVKGSAVTRPRDLPYGESGLEFRWHERRWWCREAGCPRRSFTEQIPQIPAGARLTARLRGAAGRRIRDAEVASPRPFTLAFAVNGNFATLTSQPSSRACSSV from the coding sequence GTGTCCGTCGCGCGAGTTGAGCGGCTGGTCGACGGAAGGCGCCGAGTTCACCTGGTCACGGCCGACGAGACAGCCAGGGGCTGCCCGGCCTGCGGGGTTTTCGCCACCCGGGTGAAGGGCTCGGCGGTGACCCGGCCGCGCGATCTCCCGTACGGCGAGAGCGGATTGGAGTTCCGCTGGCACGAGCGCCGCTGGTGGTGCCGCGAGGCCGGATGCCCTCGCCGGTCCTTCACGGAGCAGATCCCGCAGATCCCGGCCGGTGCCAGGCTGACCGCCCGGCTGCGGGGTGCGGCCGGGCGCCGCATACGGGATGCCGAGGTGGCATCGCCCAGGCCGTTCACCTTGGCGTTCGCGGTGAACGGGAACTTCGCCACCTTGACGTCGCAGCCCAGTTCGCGGGCCTGCTCCTCGGTGTAG
- a CDS encoding TetR/AcrR family transcriptional regulator codes for MGRMPSAQRRRQLVEAAIRVMARDGVAKTTTRSVVAEAGVSLSVFHYCFDSKQELLEAVMDTISEHSESDVLTTLTRRPSLRETIRAGLQAYWDHVLANPGEHMLTYELTQYALREPGYEHLARRQYERYLAAHTKVIRQLPSVLGVELSVPEPAAARYLAALTDGLTLNFLVLGDEEKAGDVLDVVADQILTLVRE; via the coding sequence ATGGGGCGGATGCCGTCGGCGCAGCGACGCAGGCAACTGGTCGAGGCTGCCATCCGGGTCATGGCCCGCGACGGCGTCGCGAAGACCACCACGCGGTCCGTGGTAGCGGAGGCGGGCGTCTCACTGAGTGTTTTCCACTACTGCTTCGACTCCAAGCAGGAGTTGCTCGAAGCGGTGATGGACACCATCTCCGAGCACTCCGAGTCGGACGTCCTCACCACGCTCACCCGCAGGCCCAGCCTGCGCGAGACGATCCGCGCCGGGCTCCAGGCGTACTGGGACCACGTGCTGGCCAACCCAGGCGAGCACATGCTGACGTACGAACTCACCCAGTACGCCCTGCGGGAGCCCGGCTATGAGCATCTCGCCCGGCGACAGTACGAGCGCTATCTCGCGGCCCACACCAAGGTGATCCGTCAACTCCCCTCGGTCCTGGGCGTGGAGCTGTCCGTGCCCGAGCCCGCGGCCGCCAGGTATCTGGCCGCGCTGACCGACGGGCTCACCCTCAACTTCCTCGTGCTGGGCGACGAAGAGAAGGCGGGCGACGTGCTGGACGTCGTCGCGGACCAGATCCTGACGTTGGTGCGGGAGTAG